One stretch of Hevea brasiliensis isolate MT/VB/25A 57/8 chromosome 12, ASM3005281v1, whole genome shotgun sequence DNA includes these proteins:
- the LOC110632642 gene encoding amino acid permease 3 — protein MGENDAAKIHFPPQAFSVSVDMPSQGGSKWFDDDGRFKRTGTVWTASAHVITAVIGSGVLSLAWAVAQLGWIAGPAVMFLFSFVTYYTSTLLCACYRTGDPVNGKRNYTYMDAVRSNLGGGMVKVCGYVQYLNLFGVAISYTIASSISMMAVKRSNCFHKTRGKDPCHMNANPYMIAFGIAEIIFSQIPDFEKLWWLSIVAAIMSFTYSSIGLGLGVAEVAEAEKFRGSLTGISIGPGVTETQKLWRSFQALGDIAFAYSYSIILIEIQDTIKSPPSEAKTMKKASLISVIVTTLFYMLCGCFGYAAFGDASPGNLLTGFGFYNPYWLLDIANVAIVVHLVGAYQVYCQPLFAFIEKTAAQRFPDSDFIAKEIKIPIPGSHSYNLNLFRLVFRTIFVIITTVISMLLPFFNDVVGLLGALGFWPLTVYFPVEMYIAQKKIPKWSTRWLCLQILSAACLIITIAAAAGSVAGVVGDLKTVKPFKTNY, from the exons atgggtgAGAACGATGCCGCAAAGATCCATTTTCCTCCCCAAGCTTTCAGTGTTTCTGTGGACATGCCTTCTCAAGGTGGCTCCAAGTGGTTTGATGATGATGGTCGCTTCAAGCGCACTG GAACTGTTTGGACTGCGAGTGCTCACGTAATAACAGCTGTGATTGGGTCTGGTGTTCTGTCCTTGGCTTGGGCCGTAGCTCAGCTTGGATGGATTGCTGGTCCTGCTGTTATGTTCTTGTTCTCCTTTGTCACTTACTATACTTCTACTCTGCTCTGCGCCTGCTACCGAACTGGGGATCCTGTCAATGGCAAGAGGAACTATACTTACATGGATGCTGTTCGATCCAATCTTG gTGGTGGTATGGTTAAGGTATGCGGATATGTTCAGTACTTGAACCTTTTTGGAGTCGCCATTAGTTACACAATTGCATCATCTATAAGCATGAT GGCCGTTAAGAGGTCTAATTGTTTCCACAAGACTAGAGGCAAAGATCCATGCCATATGAATGCCAATCCTTACATGATTGCATTTGGAATTGCGGAAATTATTTTCTCCCAAATTCCTGACTTTGAAAAGCTGTGGTGGCTTTCCATTGTTGCTGCAATAATGTCCTTCACTTACTCATCAATTGGTCTTGGACTTGGAGTTGCTGAAGTTGCAGAAGCTGAAAAATTTCGGGGAAGTCTAACTGGAATAAGCATTGGCCCCGGCGTCACTGAGACCCAGAAGCTATGGAGGAGCTTCCAGGCACTTGGTGACATCGCTTTTGCCTATTCTTACTCCATCATCCTCATTGAAATTCAG GACACAATCAAATCCCCACCATCAGAGGCCAAGACAATGAAAAAAGCAAGTCTAATAAGTGTTATAGTGACAACCCTTTTCTACATGCTCTGTGGCTGCTTCGGCTACGCTGCCTTTGGAGACGCGTCCCCTGGAAATCTCCTCACAGGCTTTGGCTTTTATAACCCATATTGGCTACTAGACATTGCCAATGTTGCCATAGTAGTCCACCTTGTTGGTGCTTACCAAGTCTACTGCCAACCCCTCTTTGCCTTCATTGAAAAAACAGCAGCACAAAGATTCCCAGACAGTGACTTCATTGCCAAGGAAATAAAGATCCCAATTCCTGGTTCCCACTCGTACAACCTCAACCTCTTCAGATTGGTATTTAGGACTATTTTTGTGATCATTACCACTGTAATTTCCATGCTGCTTCCCTTCTTTAACGACGTAGTTGGACTCCTTGGAGCTTTAGGATTTTGGCCATTAACTGTGTATTTCCCAGTCGAGATGTACATAGCACAAAAGAAGATACCAAAGTGGAGCACAAGATGGCTCTGCCTCCAAATCCTAAGTGCTGCTTGCCTTATCATCACTATAGCTGCCGCTGCTGGCTCCGTTGCTGGAGTCGTTGGTGATCTGAAGACGGTGAAGCCCTTCAAGACCAACTATTAG